One Bradyrhizobium manausense DNA segment encodes these proteins:
- a CDS encoding intradiol ring-cleavage dioxygenase, whose translation MTQFNETELTEAVVRSFDNTPNPRAKFLLQELVKSLHDYVSKTGLTFEEWEYAIDFLTRTGQKCTDTRQEFILLSDVLGVSMLVDAVNHRDRDGATQTTVLGPFYVGEHKVTPHGTDISPNNLTGERMFVQSRVTDLKGKPLANVPVDVWHADDDGFYDSQKTNYDEVGASARARFITDSDGRFFFRTILPCSYPIPTDGPVGEMIVQTKRHPMRPAHVHFLVNAKGYEPLITHVFMDGDKYLDSDVVFGVKDDLVAKVEPHNDAAMPDGTKANGQWHLMTYEFHLKPGGGLAPKPLGTKAAEPA comes from the coding sequence ATGACCCAGTTCAACGAGACCGAACTCACCGAGGCCGTCGTCAGGAGCTTCGACAACACGCCCAATCCGCGCGCGAAATTCCTGCTCCAGGAATTGGTGAAGTCGTTGCACGATTACGTGAGCAAGACCGGTCTCACCTTCGAGGAGTGGGAATACGCCATCGATTTCCTGACCCGTACCGGCCAGAAATGCACGGACACCCGCCAGGAGTTCATCCTGCTCTCCGACGTGCTCGGCGTCTCCATGCTGGTCGATGCGGTCAACCATCGCGACCGCGACGGCGCGACCCAGACCACAGTGCTCGGCCCGTTCTATGTCGGCGAGCACAAGGTCACCCCCCACGGCACCGATATCTCGCCGAACAATCTTACGGGCGAGCGGATGTTCGTGCAGAGCCGCGTCACCGATCTCAAGGGCAAGCCGCTTGCGAACGTCCCGGTCGACGTCTGGCACGCCGACGATGACGGTTTCTACGATTCCCAGAAGACGAATTATGACGAGGTCGGTGCCTCGGCACGGGCGCGCTTCATCACCGACAGCGATGGCCGCTTCTTCTTCCGCACGATCCTGCCGTGCAGCTATCCGATCCCGACCGACGGGCCGGTCGGAGAGATGATCGTGCAGACCAAGCGCCATCCGATGCGCCCGGCGCATGTGCACTTCCTGGTCAACGCGAAGGGCTATGAGCCGCTGATCACCCACGTCTTCATGGACGGCGACAAATATCTCGATTCCGACGTCGTGTTCGGGGTCAAGGACGACCTCGTCGCCAAGGTCGAACCGCACAACGACGCGGCGATGCCCGACGGCACCAAGGCCAACGGGCAGTGGCACCTGATGACCTACGAATTCCACCTCAAGCCGGGCGGCGGCCTCGCCCCCAAGCCGCTCGGGACCAAGGCGGCCGAGCCGGCCTGA
- a CDS encoding MFS transporter, translating into MTKDPSLSQAWISDWRPEDEAFWNAGGNAVARRNLIWSIVAEHIGFSVWLIWSIVTTKLPQAGFHYSTDELFQLIAVPGLIGALMRFPYTFAVTTFGGRNWTIFSAAVLFIPTLSLAYFVSQPDTPFWLMLLVASTAGLGGGNFASSMTNISFFFPDRMKGWALGLNAAGGNIGVSSVQLLTPILMTLGVINLFQASPVGGVFLQNAGLMWVLPIAVAVFGAVFFMNNLTAAKSSIKNQLAVVKRKHTWIMAYLYIGTFGSFIGYSAAFPLLIKTQFPTVTIAIAFLGPLVGSLSRPLGGLLADKIGGSILTFWNFMVMAAATVGVLYFVGQQDFIGFLSMFLILFVTTGIGNGSTYRMIPSIFREQNLFKVRGEGDAARAVALKTASIESGAAVGFIGAVGAVGGYLIPSGFGKSIAMTGGPQLALVIYLAFYASCLALTWWFYLRRSPQGEGAGSLAEARI; encoded by the coding sequence ATGACGAAAGATCCGTCTCTAAGTCAGGCTTGGATTTCTGACTGGCGCCCCGAAGATGAGGCGTTCTGGAATGCGGGCGGCAATGCCGTCGCCCGGCGTAACCTGATCTGGTCGATCGTCGCCGAACACATCGGCTTTTCGGTCTGGCTGATCTGGAGCATCGTCACCACCAAGCTGCCGCAGGCCGGCTTCCACTATTCCACCGACGAGCTGTTTCAGCTGATCGCGGTGCCGGGGCTGATCGGCGCATTGATGCGCTTCCCCTACACCTTCGCGGTCACGACCTTCGGCGGCCGCAACTGGACCATTTTCAGCGCAGCCGTGCTGTTTATTCCGACGCTGTCGCTCGCCTATTTCGTGAGCCAGCCCGATACGCCGTTCTGGCTGATGCTGCTGGTGGCTTCGACCGCCGGTCTCGGCGGCGGCAATTTCGCCTCCAGCATGACCAACATCTCGTTTTTCTTCCCCGACCGGATGAAGGGCTGGGCGCTCGGCCTGAATGCGGCCGGCGGCAATATCGGCGTCTCCAGCGTGCAGCTGCTGACGCCGATCCTGATGACACTCGGGGTCATCAACCTGTTCCAGGCAAGTCCCGTCGGCGGTGTGTTCCTGCAAAACGCCGGCCTGATGTGGGTGCTGCCGATCGCGGTCGCGGTGTTCGGCGCGGTGTTCTTCATGAACAACCTCACCGCGGCCAAGTCGTCGATCAAGAACCAGCTCGCGGTGGTCAAGCGCAAGCACACCTGGATCATGGCCTATCTCTATATCGGCACGTTCGGATCCTTCATCGGCTATTCGGCTGCGTTCCCGCTGCTGATCAAGACGCAGTTTCCGACGGTGACGATCGCGATCGCGTTCCTCGGGCCTCTGGTCGGCTCGCTGTCGCGACCGCTTGGCGGCCTGCTTGCCGACAAGATCGGCGGCTCGATCCTGACGTTCTGGAATTTCATGGTGATGGCGGCCGCAACCGTCGGCGTGCTCTACTTCGTCGGGCAGCAGGACTTCATCGGCTTCCTGTCGATGTTCCTGATCCTGTTCGTCACGACGGGCATCGGCAACGGCTCGACCTATCGCATGATCCCTTCGATCTTCCGCGAGCAGAACCTGTTCAAGGTGCGCGGCGAAGGCGATGCGGCACGGGCGGTCGCGCTGAAGACGGCGAGCATCGAGAGCGGTGCGGCGGTCGGCTTCATCGGCGCGGTCGGTGCCGTCGGCGGCTATCTGATCCCGAGTGGTTTCGGCAAGTCGATCGCCATGACCGGCGGTCCGCAGCTCGCGCTCGTGATCTATCTCGCCTTCTACGCCTCCTGTCTCGCGCTCACCTGGTGGTTCTATCTGCGTCGCAGCCCACAGGGCGAAGGCGCCGGAAGCCTCGCCGAAGCGAGGATCTAG
- a CDS encoding NAD(P)/FAD-dependent oxidoreductase, with amino-acid sequence MSEPLVIVGNGMAAARLVDELAKTALGRYAIAVIGEEPRLAYNRVLLSSVLAGETGSHEIDLRPADWWRHRGVTVRYGYRVTEIDTGRRELKISGEESMEYSKLVLAVGSTPLRLKVPGADLAGVHTFRDTRDVDLLLALAAAKKRVVVVGGGLLGLEAAYGLAKAGAPVTLLHLMDRLMERQLDGPAADLLKTLVERKGVRILLNASTARIHGEGHVQAVELADGSRIEADAVIFAAGIRPNIALAEEAGIAVNRGIVVNDVMQTASSDIFALGECAEHRGICYGLVEPAYEQARVLARHLGGRPAAYQGSVVATNLKVSGVSVFSAGDFMGADGSESLVLTDRRRGTYKKLVIADGRLTGAVLIGDTAEALWYLELIRTREKIAGIRADMMFGRTLVAPKAA; translated from the coding sequence ATGAGTGAACCGCTCGTCATCGTCGGGAACGGAATGGCAGCCGCGCGTCTGGTCGACGAACTCGCCAAGACGGCGCTCGGTCGCTATGCGATCGCCGTGATCGGTGAGGAGCCGCGGCTCGCTTACAACAGGGTGCTGCTCTCGTCAGTGCTGGCCGGCGAGACTGGCTCGCACGAGATCGATTTGAGACCTGCGGACTGGTGGCGCCATCGCGGCGTCACCGTGCGCTACGGATATCGCGTCACCGAGATCGATACCGGCCGCCGCGAGCTCAAGATATCAGGCGAAGAGAGCATGGAATATTCCAAGCTCGTGCTCGCCGTCGGATCGACGCCGCTGCGGCTCAAGGTGCCCGGCGCCGATCTCGCCGGCGTGCACACCTTTCGCGACACCCGCGACGTCGATCTGCTGTTGGCGCTGGCGGCGGCGAAGAAGCGCGTCGTCGTGGTCGGCGGCGGTCTGCTGGGTCTCGAAGCGGCTTATGGTCTTGCGAAAGCCGGCGCACCCGTGACGCTGCTGCATCTGATGGACCGTTTGATGGAGCGTCAGCTCGATGGGCCTGCCGCTGATCTGCTCAAGACGCTGGTGGAGCGCAAGGGCGTCCGTATCCTGCTCAACGCCTCGACCGCCCGCATCCACGGTGAGGGCCACGTCCAGGCCGTCGAGCTTGCCGACGGCAGCCGCATCGAGGCGGACGCCGTGATCTTCGCCGCTGGCATCAGGCCCAACATTGCGCTGGCCGAGGAGGCCGGCATTGCCGTCAACCGCGGCATCGTCGTCAACGACGTGATGCAGACCGCATCGTCGGACATCTTCGCGCTCGGCGAATGCGCGGAGCATCGCGGCATCTGCTACGGCCTGGTCGAGCCGGCCTATGAGCAGGCGCGCGTGCTGGCGCGGCATCTCGGCGGCCGTCCCGCCGCCTATCAGGGCAGCGTGGTCGCGACCAATCTGAAAGTATCCGGCGTCAGCGTGTTCTCTGCCGGCGACTTCATGGGCGCCGACGGCAGCGAGAGCCTGGTGCTGACCGACCGCAGGCGCGGCACCTACAAGAAGCTCGTGATCGCAGACGGACGCCTCACCGGCGCGGTGCTGATCGGCGATACTGCGGAAGCGCTCTGGTATCTCGAGCTGATCCGTACCCGCGAGAAGATCGCCGGGATTCGCGCCGACATGATGTTTGGCCGCACCCTTGTGGCTCCCAAGGCGGCTTGA
- a CDS encoding nitrate reductase, giving the protein MTAIDPALRAIKTTCPYCGVGCGVLATPDGAGGAAIAGDPDHPANFGRLCSKGSALGETVGLEGRLLYPMIRCKGALERVAWSDALDHVAHRIQHIVARDGADAVAFYLSGQLLTEDYYVANKLMKGFIGTANVDTNSRLCMSSSVAGHRRAFGADTVPGCYEDLDQADLLVLVGSNAAWCHPVLFQRMLKNRGERGARMIVIDPRRTDTADDVDLFLGLKPGTDTALFSGLFAHLADSGALDQDYIANNTAGFDDALARARNIAGNVTATALATGLSEQDVATFFRMFRDTERVVTLYSQGVNQSAQGTDKVNAILNCHLATGRIGKLGASPFSLTGQPNAMGGREVGGLANQLAAHMGFTPPDIDRVRRFWKAPRIATHEGLKAVQLFEAINRGEVKALWVMGTNPAVSLPDADIVREALKKLELFVVSENVLSNDTVEADPHVLLPALAWGEKSGTVTNSERRISRQRSFLPAPGEARPDWWILSETAKRLGFGDSFNYKSAAEIFREHAALSAFENDGSRDFDIGALTSLSDEAFDALKPVQWPAREGEAPSERFFASGSFFTNDGKGRFVAPEVPALRSETGPSRPLRLNTGRIRDQWHTMTRTGLSQRLGAHLPEPFVEIHPDDAGKYGIVHDGYALITTDHGRCILKAVVSARQQRGTLFAPIHWSAMNASHGRVGALVAPFTDPFSGQPESKATPAAIVPYDYVFRGFALSRRLLDLPPGVLWTRVTVAGGFGYLFADNADLSRWPAWVNGLAGEDVADYRDVGGGIFRAASFSRDRIETCLFVGPAHDAGDWDVVKSLFAADHVTDDQRRMLLSGKSSEGAASTGPIVCACFGVGRGAICDTIASGARTAAEIGARLKAGTNCGSCIPELKRLIAATDVVPAKQAKLAGVAR; this is encoded by the coding sequence ATGACGGCGATCGACCCGGCGTTGCGCGCGATCAAGACAACCTGTCCCTATTGCGGCGTCGGCTGTGGCGTGCTCGCAACGCCCGATGGCGCGGGCGGCGCGGCGATCGCCGGCGATCCTGACCATCCCGCCAATTTCGGTCGCCTGTGCTCGAAGGGATCGGCGCTCGGCGAAACCGTCGGGCTCGAGGGCCGGCTGCTCTACCCGATGATCCGCTGCAAGGGCGCGCTGGAGCGCGTCGCCTGGAGCGACGCGCTCGACCACGTCGCTCATCGCATCCAGCACATCGTGGCGCGTGACGGCGCCGACGCGGTCGCGTTCTATCTCTCCGGTCAACTCCTCACCGAAGATTACTACGTCGCCAACAAGCTGATGAAGGGGTTTATCGGCACCGCGAATGTCGACACCAATTCGCGGCTTTGCATGTCGTCTTCGGTCGCCGGCCATCGCCGCGCCTTCGGTGCCGACACCGTGCCCGGCTGCTACGAGGATCTCGACCAGGCCGATCTGCTGGTCCTTGTCGGCTCCAATGCCGCATGGTGCCATCCCGTGCTGTTCCAGCGCATGCTGAAGAACCGTGGGGAGCGCGGCGCGCGCATGATCGTGATCGATCCGCGCCGCACCGATACCGCTGATGACGTCGATCTCTTCCTCGGCCTCAAGCCCGGTACCGACACCGCGCTGTTCTCAGGCCTGTTCGCGCATCTTGCCGACAGCGGAGCGCTTGATCAGGATTACATCGCGAACAATACGGCCGGCTTCGACGATGCTCTGGCGCGCGCGCGCAACATCGCCGGCAACGTCACCGCGACCGCGCTGGCGACGGGCCTCTCCGAGCAGGACGTCGCCACCTTCTTCAGGATGTTCCGCGACACCGAGCGGGTCGTCACGTTGTATTCACAAGGCGTCAACCAGTCTGCGCAGGGCACCGACAAGGTCAATGCGATCCTGAATTGCCATCTTGCGACGGGGCGGATCGGCAAGCTCGGTGCCTCGCCGTTCTCGCTTACCGGCCAGCCCAATGCGATGGGTGGCCGCGAGGTTGGCGGCCTCGCCAATCAGCTCGCCGCGCATATGGGCTTCACGCCGCCGGATATCGACCGGGTCAGGCGGTTCTGGAAGGCGCCCCGTATCGCCACCCATGAAGGGCTGAAGGCGGTGCAGCTGTTCGAGGCGATCAACCGTGGCGAGGTCAAGGCATTGTGGGTGATGGGCACCAATCCCGCGGTGTCGCTGCCCGATGCCGATATCGTGCGCGAGGCGCTGAAGAAGCTCGAGCTGTTCGTGGTCTCCGAGAACGTGCTTTCCAATGACACGGTCGAGGCCGACCCGCACGTGCTGCTGCCGGCACTGGCCTGGGGCGAGAAGTCGGGCACGGTGACCAATTCCGAGCGCCGCATCTCGCGCCAGCGGTCATTTTTGCCGGCGCCAGGCGAGGCGCGGCCGGACTGGTGGATCCTGAGCGAGACCGCCAAACGCCTCGGCTTCGGCGACAGCTTCAATTACAAATCCGCTGCGGAGATCTTTCGCGAGCATGCCGCACTCTCCGCATTCGAGAACGACGGCAGCCGCGATTTCGACATCGGCGCGCTGACGTCGCTGTCCGACGAAGCCTTCGACGCCCTAAAGCCGGTGCAATGGCCCGCGCGTGAAGGCGAGGCTCCAAGCGAACGCTTCTTCGCGAGCGGCAGCTTCTTCACCAACGACGGCAAGGGCCGCTTCGTTGCGCCGGAGGTGCCGGCGCTGCGCAGCGAGACCGGGCCGTCGCGTCCCCTGCGGCTCAATACCGGGCGCATCCGCGACCAGTGGCACACCATGACGCGCACGGGGCTGAGCCAGCGGCTTGGTGCCCATCTGCCCGAGCCGTTCGTCGAGATTCACCCTGATGATGCCGGCAAATACGGCATCGTCCATGACGGCTATGCCCTCATCACCACCGATCACGGCCGGTGCATTCTCAAGGCCGTCGTCAGCGCGCGGCAGCAGCGCGGTACGTTGTTCGCGCCGATCCACTGGAGCGCGATGAATGCCTCGCACGGTCGCGTCGGCGCGCTGGTCGCCCCGTTCACTGATCCCTTCTCCGGGCAGCCGGAATCGAAGGCGACCCCGGCGGCGATTGTGCCCTATGACTATGTCTTCCGCGGCTTTGCGCTGTCGCGACGTCTGCTCGATCTGCCGCCCGGCGTGTTGTGGACCCGCGTCACGGTTGCCGGCGGTTTCGGCTATCTGTTCGCAGACAATGCAGATCTGTCGCGCTGGCCGGCTTGGGTCAATGGTCTCGCAGGCGAGGACGTCGCCGACTACCGCGATGTCGGCGGCGGGATTTTTCGCGCAGCCTCGTTTTCGCGCGATCGCATCGAGACCTGCCTTTTCGTCGGCCCCGCGCACGATGCCGGCGATTGGGACGTGGTGAAGAGCCTGTTCGCAGCCGATCACGTCACCGACGATCAGCGCCGCATGCTGCTGTCGGGCAAGTCCAGCGAAGGTGCTGCATCGACCGGCCCGATCGTCTGCGCCTGCTTCGGCGTCGGCCGTGGTGCCATCTGCGACACCATCGCGAGCGGCGCCCGAACCGCCGCGGAGATCGGCGCAAGGCTCAAGGCCGGCACCAATTGCGGCTCCTGCATCCCGGAGTTGAAGCGCCTGATCGCGGCGACGGACGTTGTGCCGGCGAAGCAGGCGAAGCTCGCCGGGGTTGCGAGGTAG
- a CDS encoding SMP-30/gluconolactonase/LRE family protein produces MYLETPPRLIETRIFSAMPDTFRRKGVRTDWADANRPGVPTDSFIEGPSFDKDGNLYIVDIPFGRIFRITPDGVWSLVIEYDGWPNGLKIAADGRILVADYMHGVMELDAKAGRIKPILTSRNSESFRGCNDLHLASNGDIFFTDQGQTGLHDPSGRVYRLTAAGRLDCLIDTGISPNGLVLDPSEKVLFVAMTRDNAVWRLPFMKDGSVSKVGRFCSLFGTSGPDGLTMDASGRLFVGHASLGHVFVFAPNGELIARIKSCAGPNCTNVAIGGANKDRLYITESATGSVLVADIGGL; encoded by the coding sequence ATGTACCTGGAAACGCCGCCGCGCCTGATCGAAACCAGAATCTTCTCCGCCATGCCCGACACGTTCCGCCGCAAGGGCGTGCGGACGGACTGGGCCGATGCCAACCGGCCGGGCGTGCCGACAGATAGCTTCATCGAAGGGCCATCGTTCGACAAAGACGGCAATCTCTATATCGTCGACATTCCCTTCGGTCGCATTTTCCGCATCACGCCTGATGGGGTGTGGTCGCTCGTGATCGAATATGACGGCTGGCCGAATGGGCTGAAGATCGCGGCTGACGGTCGCATCCTGGTCGCCGACTACATGCACGGCGTCATGGAGCTCGACGCCAAAGCCGGACGGATCAAGCCGATCCTGACGTCGCGAAATTCGGAATCGTTCCGCGGCTGCAACGATCTGCATCTTGCCTCCAACGGCGACATCTTTTTCACCGATCAGGGGCAGACCGGGCTGCATGATCCCAGCGGGCGCGTCTATCGCCTGACGGCGGCCGGCCGGCTCGATTGTCTCATCGACACCGGCATCAGCCCGAACGGGCTCGTGCTCGATCCGAGCGAGAAGGTGCTGTTCGTTGCTATGACGCGCGACAATGCGGTGTGGCGGCTGCCGTTCATGAAGGACGGCAGCGTGTCAAAGGTCGGCCGGTTCTGCTCGCTGTTCGGCACCTCGGGTCCCGACGGCCTGACCATGGATGCTTCCGGCCGCCTGTTCGTCGGCCACGCCTCGCTCGGCCATGTCTTCGTGTTCGCCCCGAATGGTGAGCTGATTGCGCGGATCAAGTCATGCGCGGGACCGAACTGCACCAACGTCGCGATTGGTGGCGCGAACAAGGATCGGCTCTATATCACGGAGTCTGCGACCGGCAGCGTGCTGGTGGCTGACATCGGTGGACTGTAG
- a CDS encoding aldo/keto reductase has product MNKHPFGKTGTDVSVIGQGTWYLDHGDRKRAIAALQRGVDLGMTHIDTAEMYGDAELVIADAIAGRRDEVFLVSKVLPSNASRRGTITACERSLKRLKTDHLDCYLLHWRGSYDLEDTVAAFDELVKAGKIKSWGVSNFDADDLDEILDVSGEGKIACNQVLYHLKERAIEHAVIPWCERHNVAVVAYSPFGHDDFPDERSKGGAVLARIAETRRATPRQVALSFITRATTVFAIPKASSAEHAGENAAAGDLVLTKEEISALDAAFPRGPKPRGLPML; this is encoded by the coding sequence ATGAACAAGCATCCCTTCGGCAAGACCGGAACTGACGTCTCCGTCATCGGGCAGGGCACCTGGTATCTTGACCACGGTGACCGCAAGCGCGCGATCGCGGCGCTTCAGCGGGGGGTTGATCTCGGCATGACCCATATCGACACCGCCGAGATGTATGGCGATGCCGAACTCGTCATCGCGGATGCGATTGCAGGCCGACGCGATGAAGTCTTCCTGGTCTCAAAGGTGCTGCCAAGCAATGCCTCGCGCCGCGGCACCATTACCGCCTGTGAACGCTCGCTGAAGCGTCTGAAGACGGATCATCTCGATTGCTATCTCCTACACTGGCGCGGATCGTATGATCTCGAAGATACCGTCGCTGCGTTCGACGAGCTGGTGAAGGCGGGCAAGATCAAATCGTGGGGCGTCTCGAATTTCGACGCCGACGACCTCGACGAGATTCTCGATGTGTCCGGCGAAGGCAAGATCGCTTGCAATCAAGTGCTCTATCATCTCAAGGAACGTGCGATCGAGCACGCGGTGATCCCGTGGTGCGAGCGGCACAATGTTGCGGTCGTTGCCTATTCGCCGTTCGGGCATGATGATTTTCCCGATGAGCGCAGTAAGGGTGGCGCCGTGCTCGCGCGCATTGCAGAGACGCGTCGCGCGACGCCGCGTCAGGTCGCGCTGAGCTTCATCACCCGTGCGACTACGGTGTTCGCGATCCCGAAGGCGTCGTCGGCGGAACACGCCGGCGAAAATGCTGCCGCCGGCGATCTCGTGCTGACGAAAGAGGAGATTTCGGCGCTGGATGCGGCGTTTCCGCGCGGTCCGAAGCCGCGCGGCCTGCCGATGTTGTAG
- a CDS encoding DMT family transporter: protein MPLPEKKQEARRAPARVDHPFKGIALVLLSTIFLGCSDVTSKYLSSSLPSIEITWIRMATFALMFTPVMLPGSPLHAMRTERLGLQLMRGTALLGSSLFFITGLSFLPIAEASATGFVSPLFVTALSIIFLSEKVGMRRWIATAIGLIGVIIIIRPGSSAFHVAAFFPIVSAFCWAAALIMTRMMSGREAVVTTMAYSALTGFAIMSLMVPFVWVTPSWSSIGFGILIGVASTVGQWIIVLAYRYGDASVLAPFSYTQLLWVSILGFFLFGEVPDVWTVTGAAFIVASGLYIAHRERIRRAQLLVQAARSPNP, encoded by the coding sequence ATGCCCTTGCCCGAGAAGAAGCAGGAGGCTCGCCGCGCGCCTGCACGCGTCGATCATCCCTTCAAGGGCATCGCGCTGGTGCTGCTGTCGACGATCTTCCTCGGCTGCTCCGACGTCACCTCGAAATATCTGTCGTCGAGCCTGCCGTCGATCGAGATCACCTGGATCCGCATGGCCACCTTCGCGCTGATGTTCACGCCGGTGATGCTGCCCGGCTCGCCGCTGCACGCGATGCGCACCGAGCGTCTCGGCCTTCAGCTGATGCGCGGCACAGCGCTGCTCGGCTCTTCGCTGTTCTTCATCACGGGCTTGAGCTTTCTCCCCATTGCGGAAGCCTCCGCCACCGGTTTCGTCTCGCCGCTGTTCGTCACCGCGCTCTCGATCATCTTCCTGAGCGAGAAGGTCGGCATGCGCCGCTGGATTGCGACCGCAATCGGCCTGATCGGCGTGATCATCATCATACGTCCCGGGTCGAGCGCGTTTCACGTTGCCGCGTTCTTTCCGATCGTCTCTGCGTTCTGCTGGGCTGCGGCATTGATCATGACGCGCATGATGAGCGGTCGCGAAGCCGTGGTCACCACCATGGCCTACTCCGCGCTTACGGGCTTTGCGATCATGAGCCTGATGGTGCCGTTCGTCTGGGTGACGCCGAGCTGGAGCTCGATCGGGTTCGGCATCCTGATCGGCGTTGCCTCCACGGTCGGCCAGTGGATCATCGTGCTCGCCTATCGCTACGGCGATGCCTCGGTGCTGGCGCCGTTCTCCTACACACAGCTGCTGTGGGTCAGTATCCTGGGCTTCTTCCTGTTCGGTGAAGTGCCTGACGTCTGGACCGTCACCGGCGCGGCCTTCATCGTCGCCAGCGGTCTCTATATCGCCCATCGCGAGCGCATCCGCCGCGCTCAGCTTCTGGTGCAGGCAGCGCGTTCTCCGAACCCCTGA
- a CDS encoding zinc-binding dehydrogenase, with the protein MRAAIFRNGEIVVGQMAEPKPGPGQVLVKTLACGICGSDLHARQHAPRMVEMAKKTGRTPMDLSRDVVFGHEFCCEIVDYGPGTTRKLKPGTHVCSLPALLTPEGIKGIGYSNDFVGGYAEAMLLSEPLLLEVPNGLAPEHAALTEPLAVGVHAVEKANIGGGEVPLVIGCGPVGLAVIAALKIKGLHPIVAADYSPARRALAAKLGADIVVDPKVSQPYATWAEHAQMSAAEKAARPPFQAMLPALKSAVIFECVGVPGLLQQVFEGAPRDAKIVVVGVCMENDKNEPMLGIMKELNVQYVLGYTPEEFAASLRLIADGQVDAAAMVTAEVGIDGVATAFADLANPEAHTKIIVQPWR; encoded by the coding sequence ATGCGCGCTGCGATTTTCAGGAACGGTGAGATAGTCGTCGGTCAGATGGCGGAGCCGAAGCCCGGCCCCGGCCAGGTGCTGGTCAAGACGCTCGCCTGCGGCATCTGCGGCTCCGACCTGCACGCGCGCCAGCACGCGCCGCGGATGGTGGAGATGGCGAAGAAGACCGGGCGAACGCCAATGGACCTGTCGCGCGACGTCGTCTTCGGCCACGAGTTCTGCTGCGAGATCGTGGATTATGGCCCTGGCACTACCCGCAAGCTCAAGCCGGGCACGCATGTGTGCTCGCTGCCCGCACTGCTGACGCCGGAAGGGATCAAGGGCATCGGCTATTCCAACGACTTTGTCGGCGGCTATGCGGAAGCGATGCTGCTCAGCGAGCCGCTGCTGCTGGAAGTGCCGAACGGCCTTGCGCCGGAACACGCCGCACTGACCGAACCGCTCGCGGTCGGCGTTCATGCGGTGGAGAAAGCAAATATCGGGGGTGGCGAGGTGCCGCTCGTGATCGGCTGCGGCCCCGTCGGGCTTGCCGTGATCGCCGCGCTCAAGATCAAGGGCCTGCATCCGATCGTCGCCGCCGACTATTCGCCGGCGCGCCGCGCGCTCGCCGCAAAGCTCGGCGCCGATATCGTCGTCGATCCCAAGGTATCGCAACCCTATGCGACCTGGGCCGAGCACGCGCAGATGTCGGCGGCGGAGAAAGCGGCGCGGCCGCCGTTCCAGGCCATGCTGCCGGCGCTGAAATCTGCGGTCATCTTCGAATGCGTGGGCGTGCCCGGCCTGCTCCAGCAGGTGTTTGAGGGAGCCCCGCGCGACGCCAAAATCGTCGTGGTCGGCGTCTGCATGGAAAATGACAAGAACGAGCCCATGCTCGGCATCATGAAGGAGCTCAATGTCCAGTATGTGCTCGGCTACACGCCGGAGGAGTTTGCGGCCTCGCTGCGCCTGATCGCCGACGGGCAGGTGGATGCCGCGGCGATGGTGACGGCGGAAGTGGGTATCGACGGCGTCGCAACGGCCTTCGCCGATCTCGCCAATCCCGAAGCGCACACCAAGATCATCGTGCAGCCGTGGCGGTGA